One genomic region from Magallana gigas chromosome 3, xbMagGiga1.1, whole genome shotgun sequence encodes:
- the LOC105321101 gene encoding repressor of RNA polymerase III transcription MAF1 homolog isoform X3, with the protein MKLLENSRFEQINSALNMQLETSRIEGRIESYSCKMAGNDKKLFKLISQEGGVGPLDLQALSPPQTVLSHSPSKYSKSFGSVESEGYLCDTIPTKTLFYLISTLNASFNPDYDFSNAKSEEFSREPSIDWVVNTVDTQLDAAAGELFSGLKQTLWAAIDEEINLQDCEIYSYNPDLISDPFGEEGSIWSFNYFMYNKKLKRIVFFTCRAYSDLFME; encoded by the exons ATGAAGTTATTAGAGAATTCAAGATTTGAGCAGATTAACTCTGCTCTAAACATGCAGCTAGAAACCTCCAGGATTGAGGGCAG GATTGAAAGCTACTCATGTAAGATGGCCGGGAATGACAAGAAGCTGTTCAAGCTGATCAGTCAGGAGGGTGGGGTTGGACCGCTGGACCTCCAGGCCCTGTCCCCCCCACAAACCGTGCTGTCCCACAGCCCCTCCAA ATACAGTAAGAGTTTTGGGTCGGTGGAGAGCGAGGGCTATCTGTGTGACACGATTCCAACCAAAACACTATTCTACCTGATTTCTACACTGAACGCCTCCTTCAATCCAGACTACGACTTCAGTAATGCCAAAAGTGAGGAATTCAGCAGAGAGCCAAGCATTGAT TGGGTGGTGAACACGGTGGATACACAGCTGGATGCTGCGGCTGGGGAGTTGTTCTCAGGGCTCAAACAGACTTTGTGGGCAGCAATTGATGAGGAAATCAATCTCCAGGACTGTGAAATCTACAG TTATAACCCAGACCTGATCTCGGACCCCTTTGGGGAAGAAGGCAGCATTTGGTCATTTAACTACTTCATGTACAACAAAAAACTCAAGAGAATTGTTTTCTTCACCTGCAGAGCTTACAG TGATCTCTTTATGGAATGA
- the LOC105321101 gene encoding repressor of RNA polymerase III transcription MAF1 homolog isoform X2, with translation MKLLENSRFEQINSALNMQLETSRIEGRIESYSCKMAGNDKKLFKLISQEGGVGPLDLQALSPPQTVLSHSPSKYSKSFGSVESEGYLCDTIPTKTLFYLISTLNASFNPDYDFSNAKSEEFSREPSIDWVVNTVDTQLDAAAGELFSGLKQTLWAAIDEEINLQDCEIYSYNPDLISDPFGEEGSIWSFNYFMYNKKLKRIVFFTCRAYSVSAPYNSDSGIGQDSELFDYSDTMEFSQE, from the exons ATGAAGTTATTAGAGAATTCAAGATTTGAGCAGATTAACTCTGCTCTAAACATGCAGCTAGAAACCTCCAGGATTGAGGGCAG GATTGAAAGCTACTCATGTAAGATGGCCGGGAATGACAAGAAGCTGTTCAAGCTGATCAGTCAGGAGGGTGGGGTTGGACCGCTGGACCTCCAGGCCCTGTCCCCCCCACAAACCGTGCTGTCCCACAGCCCCTCCAA ATACAGTAAGAGTTTTGGGTCGGTGGAGAGCGAGGGCTATCTGTGTGACACGATTCCAACCAAAACACTATTCTACCTGATTTCTACACTGAACGCCTCCTTCAATCCAGACTACGACTTCAGTAATGCCAAAAGTGAGGAATTCAGCAGAGAGCCAAGCATTGAT TGGGTGGTGAACACGGTGGATACACAGCTGGATGCTGCGGCTGGGGAGTTGTTCTCAGGGCTCAAACAGACTTTGTGGGCAGCAATTGATGAGGAAATCAATCTCCAGGACTGTGAAATCTACAG TTATAACCCAGACCTGATCTCGGACCCCTTTGGGGAAGAAGGCAGCATTTGGTCATTTAACTACTTCATGTACAACAAAAAACTCAAGAGAATTGTTTTCTTCACCTGCAGAGCTTACAG TGTCTCTGCCCCCTATAATAGCGACTCCGGGATCGGCCAGGACAGTGAGCTGTTTGATTATTCTGACACCATGGAGTTCTCCCAGGAGTGA
- the LOC105321103 gene encoding ranBP-type and C3HC4-type zinc finger-containing protein 1 isoform X2 encodes MSQFIPDSQSLGLSAPEQIKLSLILNNIIKDTLRVFQKGDSWFEFWSLLGDKKHNSTVKLCREDDRWKEFSTQLTKVINDLRECIKTQNIPNQVFELAAFQSKKSNCPQKAEEHKSEPGVAQKRLDRCSDSDLDKKQKENKNLLRTQSLLDNSKNHHQEAETETGEGIGLSDDVNEDTRESCDSPSEAERQTEPHVFEPPFSPANFQLIDTNSKFFGKHHVQPNVNELQSEDFQKTIRLKNNTETARFLCKHVPSPKSLYKESENEESLVEEDFSGSDSDYEDMMEQEKAIQRLVELLQAAINSNDKEAAAKHAGSLAVTAAKVTITLEPGSLKNIKDTEFSIKVYVEDREASGGCITLNVKPSETVKDLKLRMCLKHSFPVEVQKWIIGKRIPPDNETLQKARVTPGQAVYLYLISPKSVGLTKEKFMEDRLKMLHNQYPVVQQPKQGPSNFAESGPYIPMGTPVTPKTPLSTQPPSRQRSEPYSGSSTGGGGITPKVRPTVVTQPSLEEFEVIPANPVFKDPSLPKNNKQTTSIQTGWVCPACTYINQPTRPGCEICATNRPLNYQVPDGYKMTREEEERIRREREQEEQTQRLEREREEQAMRARQENFEILRRAEDTSLIANTHVFKCPICFDDISPGNGVILRECLHSFCKDCLQGAVVHNEEAELRCPYQDNDYACNASLQDREIKALVEVSVYEKHLQRSLVTAESQERNSFHCKTNDCPGWCIYEDLVNFFSCPVCKKENCLTCKAIHEGMNCKEYQEDLRIRSSNDKAAKQTNKMLKELLKKGDAMKCPKCEVVVQKKDGCDWIKCSICKTEICWVTKGPRWGPLGVGDISGGCRCRVEGKPCHENCNNCH; translated from the exons ATGTCTCAGTTCATACCTGATTCTCAATCCCTGGGTCTCTCGGCCCCGGAACAG attaaGCTGTCTCTCATCTTGAACAACATCATCAAGGATACACTGCGTGTGTTTCAGAAGGGGGACTCCTGGTTCGAGTTTTGGAGTCTGCTCGGGGATAAGAAACACAATAGTACAGTAAAGCTCTGTCGTGAGGATGACAGGTGGAAGGAGTTCTCCACACAGTTAACGAAAGTCATCAACGACCTCAGAGAGTGCATCAAAACCCAGAACATTCCAAATCAAG tGTTTGAGCTTGCTGCATTTCAGTCAAAGAAATCTAATTGCCCTCAAAAGGCAGAAGAGCATAAGTCAGAACCAGGGGTTGCTCAGAAGAGGTTAGATCGATGCTCCGACAGTGATTTAGACAAGAAACAAAAAGAGAACAAAAATCTCCTTCGAACACAGTCTCTTCTAGATAACTCCAAAAATCATCATCAAGAGGCAGAGACTGAAACTGGGGAAGGGATCGGTCTTTCTGATGATGTGAATGAAGATACACGGGAAAGTTGTGATTCTCCATCCGAAGCAGAAAGGCAGACAGAACCTCATGTGTTTGAACCACCATTTTCTCCTGCTAATTTTCAATTGATTgacacaaattcaaaattttttggCAAACACCACGTGCAACCAAATGTAAACGAGTTACAAAGTGAGGATTTTCAAAAGACAATAAGACTTAAGAACAACACCGAAACTGCCAGATTTCTGTGTAAACATGTGCCTTCTCCCAAGTCTCTTTATAAAGAGTCAGAAAACGAGGAGAGTCTGGTAGAGGAAGATTTCTCAGGTTCTGATTCTGATTATGAAGATATGATGGAACAAGAGAAAGCCATACAAAGACTAGTAGAGCTGCTGCAGGCAGCCATTAATTCAAATGACAAAGAGGCTGCAGCAAAGCATGCTGGGAGTTTAGCAGTTACTGCTGCAAAAGTGACCATTACTCTGGAACCTGGTAgcctaaaaaatatcaaagacacAGAATTTAG CATCAAGGTGTATGTGGAGGATAGAGAAGCCTCGGGGGGCTGCATCACCCTCAATGTCAAACCCTCTGAGACGGTCAAGGATCTCAAACTCAGG ATGTGCTTGAAGCACAGTTTTCCAGTGGAGGTACAGAAATGGATCATTGGAAAGCGTATCCCACCGGACAATGAGACCCTCCAGAAAGCCAGAGTGACCCCTGGTCAGGCAGTCTATCTGTACCTCATCTCACCCAAATCTGTGGGCCTGACCAAGGAGAAATTCATGGAGGACAGACTCAAAATGCTTCATAACCAGT ATCCAGTCGTTCAGCAACCAAAACAAGGTCCTTCCAATTTTGCCGAGAGTGGAC CCTACATTCCAATGGGTACCCCGGTCACCCCTAAGACTCCACTCAGCACACAGCCCCCCTCCAGACAGAGGTCAGAGCCTTACAGCGGTAGTTCCACAGGGGGAGGGGGAATTACCCCTAAGGTGCGTCCAACAGTGGTAACCCAGCCGTCCCTGGAGGAGTTTGAAGTAATCCCTGCTAATCCTGTGTTCAAGGACCCCTCTCTACCTAAAAATAACAAGCAGACCACAAGTATTCAG ACTGGCTGGGTGTGTCCCGCTTGCACCTACATAAACCAGCCAACTCGACCGGGATGTGAAATCTGTGCCACTAACAGACCGCTCAACTACCAAGTGCCTGATGGGTACAAAATGACCCGGGAAGAGGAGGAGAGGATCCGAAGGGAGCGGGAGCAAGAGGAGCAGACTCAAAGG CTGGAGCGGGAGAGAGAGGAGCAGGCAATGAGGGCAAGACAGGAGAACTTTGAGATCCTCCGGAGGGCCGAGGACACCAGTCTGATCGCCAACACCCACGTCTTCAAGTGCCCCATCTGCTTTGACGACATTTCCCCAGGGAACGGGGTGATTCTGAGGGAGTGTCTACACTCATTCTGCAA AGACTGTTTACAAGGAGCTGTGGTTCATAACGAGGAGGCAGAACTAAGATGTCCGTACCAAGACAATGACTACGCCTGTAACGCTTCACTGCAGGACAGAGAAATCAAAGCG CTGGTGGAGGTCAGCGTTTACGAGAAACATCTCCAGCGCAGTCTGGTGACAGCAGAGAGCCAGGAAAGGAACAGCTTCCACTGCAAGACCAATGACTGCCCGGGCTGGTGTATCTATGAGGACCTAGTCAACTTCTTCTCGTGTCCAGTCTGTAAGAAGGAGAACTGTCTGACCTGTAAGGCCATTCACGAGGGCATGAACTGCAAGGAGTACCAGGAGGACCTCCGCATCAGGTCCTCCAACGACAAAGCTGCCAAGCAGACCAATAAAATGCTGAAG GAATTGCTAAAGAAAGGTGATGCTATGAAGTGTCCCAAGTGTGAAGTTGTTGTTCAGAAGAAGGATGGATGTGATTGGATAAAGTGTTCCATATGTAAAACAGAGATTTGCTGGGTCACAAAGGGGCCACGTTGGGGACCTTTG GGAGTTGGGGATATCAGTGGAGGATGTCGATGTAGAGTGGAAGGAAAGCCATGCCATGAAAACTGCAACAACTGTCACTAG
- the LOC105321103 gene encoding uncharacterized protein isoform X3: MSQGTLERARRAQRLLHPHSGLCDLYLLCSPLSAKRRSVAMDCDDSQYSIKLSLILNNIIKDTLRVFQKGDSWFEFWSLLGDKKHNSTVKLCREDDRWKEFSTQLTKVINDLRECIKTQNIPNQVFELAAFQSKKSNCPQKAEEHKSEPGVAQKRLDRCSDSDLDKKQKENKNLLRTQSLLDNSKNHHQEAETETGEGIGLSDDVNEDTRESCDSPSEAERQTEPHVFEPPFSPANFQLIDTNSKFFGKHHVQPNVNELQSEDFQKTIRLKNNTETARFLCKHVPSPKSLYKESENEESLVEEDFSGSDSDYEDMMEQEKAIQRLVELLQAAINSNDKEAAAKHAGSLAVTAAKVTITLEPGSLKNIKDTEFSIKVYVEDREASGGCITLNVKPSETVKDLKLRMCLKHSFPVEVQKWIIGKRIPPDNETLQKARVTPGQAVYLYLISPKSVGLTKEKFMEDRLKMLHNQYPVVQQPKQGPSNFAESGPYIPMGTPVTPKTPLSTQPPSRQRSEPYSGSSTGGGGITPKVRPTVVTQPSLEEFEVIPANPVFKDPSLPKNNKQTTSIQTGWVCPACTYINQPTRPGCEICATNRPLNYQVPDGYKMTREEEERIRREREQEEQTQRASMNRGQDRGPRENADQEFYGDLQDQDLAAILELKDNLNRENMAPRGRSPTENDLPLPHGVPHDLHLGMGDVQRGSLDNLHFPVDDRHIDWNEKHDI; encoded by the exons ATGAGTCAGGGTACCCTGGAGAGGGCCCGGAGGGCTCAGCGACTGCTCCACCCCCACAGTGGGCTCTGTGACCTATACCTATTGTGTTCACCTTTATCTGCCAAGAGGAGATCTGTGGCTATGGATTGCGATGACTCTCAATACTCG attaaGCTGTCTCTCATCTTGAACAACATCATCAAGGATACACTGCGTGTGTTTCAGAAGGGGGACTCCTGGTTCGAGTTTTGGAGTCTGCTCGGGGATAAGAAACACAATAGTACAGTAAAGCTCTGTCGTGAGGATGACAGGTGGAAGGAGTTCTCCACACAGTTAACGAAAGTCATCAACGACCTCAGAGAGTGCATCAAAACCCAGAACATTCCAAATCAAG tGTTTGAGCTTGCTGCATTTCAGTCAAAGAAATCTAATTGCCCTCAAAAGGCAGAAGAGCATAAGTCAGAACCAGGGGTTGCTCAGAAGAGGTTAGATCGATGCTCCGACAGTGATTTAGACAAGAAACAAAAAGAGAACAAAAATCTCCTTCGAACACAGTCTCTTCTAGATAACTCCAAAAATCATCATCAAGAGGCAGAGACTGAAACTGGGGAAGGGATCGGTCTTTCTGATGATGTGAATGAAGATACACGGGAAAGTTGTGATTCTCCATCCGAAGCAGAAAGGCAGACAGAACCTCATGTGTTTGAACCACCATTTTCTCCTGCTAATTTTCAATTGATTgacacaaattcaaaattttttggCAAACACCACGTGCAACCAAATGTAAACGAGTTACAAAGTGAGGATTTTCAAAAGACAATAAGACTTAAGAACAACACCGAAACTGCCAGATTTCTGTGTAAACATGTGCCTTCTCCCAAGTCTCTTTATAAAGAGTCAGAAAACGAGGAGAGTCTGGTAGAGGAAGATTTCTCAGGTTCTGATTCTGATTATGAAGATATGATGGAACAAGAGAAAGCCATACAAAGACTAGTAGAGCTGCTGCAGGCAGCCATTAATTCAAATGACAAAGAGGCTGCAGCAAAGCATGCTGGGAGTTTAGCAGTTACTGCTGCAAAAGTGACCATTACTCTGGAACCTGGTAgcctaaaaaatatcaaagacacAGAATTTAG CATCAAGGTGTATGTGGAGGATAGAGAAGCCTCGGGGGGCTGCATCACCCTCAATGTCAAACCCTCTGAGACGGTCAAGGATCTCAAACTCAGG ATGTGCTTGAAGCACAGTTTTCCAGTGGAGGTACAGAAATGGATCATTGGAAAGCGTATCCCACCGGACAATGAGACCCTCCAGAAAGCCAGAGTGACCCCTGGTCAGGCAGTCTATCTGTACCTCATCTCACCCAAATCTGTGGGCCTGACCAAGGAGAAATTCATGGAGGACAGACTCAAAATGCTTCATAACCAGT ATCCAGTCGTTCAGCAACCAAAACAAGGTCCTTCCAATTTTGCCGAGAGTGGAC CCTACATTCCAATGGGTACCCCGGTCACCCCTAAGACTCCACTCAGCACACAGCCCCCCTCCAGACAGAGGTCAGAGCCTTACAGCGGTAGTTCCACAGGGGGAGGGGGAATTACCCCTAAGGTGCGTCCAACAGTGGTAACCCAGCCGTCCCTGGAGGAGTTTGAAGTAATCCCTGCTAATCCTGTGTTCAAGGACCCCTCTCTACCTAAAAATAACAAGCAGACCACAAGTATTCAG ACTGGCTGGGTGTGTCCCGCTTGCACCTACATAAACCAGCCAACTCGACCGGGATGTGAAATCTGTGCCACTAACAGACCGCTCAACTACCAAGTGCCTGATGGGTACAAAATGACCCGGGAAGAGGAGGAGAGGATCCGAAGGGAGCGGGAGCAAGAGGAGCAGACTCAAAGG GCCAGCATGAACAGAGGTCAGGACAGGGGTCCAAGAGAAAATGCTGACCAGGAGTTTTATGGAGACTTACAAGATCAAGATCTGGCAGCCATTTTGGAATTGAAAGACAATTTGAATCGAGAAAACATGGCTCCCAGAGGTCGTTCCCCAACAGAGAACGACCTGCCATTACCCCATGGGGTACCCCATGACCTTCATCTTGGGATGGGTGATGTCCAGAGAGGGTCTCTAGACAACCTACACTTTCCTGTGGATGATAGACATATAGACTGGAATGAGAAGCATGATATATAA
- the LOC105321103 gene encoding ranBP-type and C3HC4-type zinc finger-containing protein 1 isoform X1 has protein sequence MSQGTLERARRAQRLLHPHSGLCDLYLLCSPLSAKRRSVAMDCDDSQYSIKLSLILNNIIKDTLRVFQKGDSWFEFWSLLGDKKHNSTVKLCREDDRWKEFSTQLTKVINDLRECIKTQNIPNQVFELAAFQSKKSNCPQKAEEHKSEPGVAQKRLDRCSDSDLDKKQKENKNLLRTQSLLDNSKNHHQEAETETGEGIGLSDDVNEDTRESCDSPSEAERQTEPHVFEPPFSPANFQLIDTNSKFFGKHHVQPNVNELQSEDFQKTIRLKNNTETARFLCKHVPSPKSLYKESENEESLVEEDFSGSDSDYEDMMEQEKAIQRLVELLQAAINSNDKEAAAKHAGSLAVTAAKVTITLEPGSLKNIKDTEFSIKVYVEDREASGGCITLNVKPSETVKDLKLRMCLKHSFPVEVQKWIIGKRIPPDNETLQKARVTPGQAVYLYLISPKSVGLTKEKFMEDRLKMLHNQYPVVQQPKQGPSNFAESGPYIPMGTPVTPKTPLSTQPPSRQRSEPYSGSSTGGGGITPKVRPTVVTQPSLEEFEVIPANPVFKDPSLPKNNKQTTSIQTGWVCPACTYINQPTRPGCEICATNRPLNYQVPDGYKMTREEEERIRREREQEEQTQRLEREREEQAMRARQENFEILRRAEDTSLIANTHVFKCPICFDDISPGNGVILRECLHSFCKDCLQGAVVHNEEAELRCPYQDNDYACNASLQDREIKALVEVSVYEKHLQRSLVTAESQERNSFHCKTNDCPGWCIYEDLVNFFSCPVCKKENCLTCKAIHEGMNCKEYQEDLRIRSSNDKAAKQTNKMLKELLKKGDAMKCPKCEVVVQKKDGCDWIKCSICKTEICWVTKGPRWGPLGVGDISGGCRCRVEGKPCHENCNNCH, from the exons ATGAGTCAGGGTACCCTGGAGAGGGCCCGGAGGGCTCAGCGACTGCTCCACCCCCACAGTGGGCTCTGTGACCTATACCTATTGTGTTCACCTTTATCTGCCAAGAGGAGATCTGTGGCTATGGATTGCGATGACTCTCAATACTCG attaaGCTGTCTCTCATCTTGAACAACATCATCAAGGATACACTGCGTGTGTTTCAGAAGGGGGACTCCTGGTTCGAGTTTTGGAGTCTGCTCGGGGATAAGAAACACAATAGTACAGTAAAGCTCTGTCGTGAGGATGACAGGTGGAAGGAGTTCTCCACACAGTTAACGAAAGTCATCAACGACCTCAGAGAGTGCATCAAAACCCAGAACATTCCAAATCAAG tGTTTGAGCTTGCTGCATTTCAGTCAAAGAAATCTAATTGCCCTCAAAAGGCAGAAGAGCATAAGTCAGAACCAGGGGTTGCTCAGAAGAGGTTAGATCGATGCTCCGACAGTGATTTAGACAAGAAACAAAAAGAGAACAAAAATCTCCTTCGAACACAGTCTCTTCTAGATAACTCCAAAAATCATCATCAAGAGGCAGAGACTGAAACTGGGGAAGGGATCGGTCTTTCTGATGATGTGAATGAAGATACACGGGAAAGTTGTGATTCTCCATCCGAAGCAGAAAGGCAGACAGAACCTCATGTGTTTGAACCACCATTTTCTCCTGCTAATTTTCAATTGATTgacacaaattcaaaattttttggCAAACACCACGTGCAACCAAATGTAAACGAGTTACAAAGTGAGGATTTTCAAAAGACAATAAGACTTAAGAACAACACCGAAACTGCCAGATTTCTGTGTAAACATGTGCCTTCTCCCAAGTCTCTTTATAAAGAGTCAGAAAACGAGGAGAGTCTGGTAGAGGAAGATTTCTCAGGTTCTGATTCTGATTATGAAGATATGATGGAACAAGAGAAAGCCATACAAAGACTAGTAGAGCTGCTGCAGGCAGCCATTAATTCAAATGACAAAGAGGCTGCAGCAAAGCATGCTGGGAGTTTAGCAGTTACTGCTGCAAAAGTGACCATTACTCTGGAACCTGGTAgcctaaaaaatatcaaagacacAGAATTTAG CATCAAGGTGTATGTGGAGGATAGAGAAGCCTCGGGGGGCTGCATCACCCTCAATGTCAAACCCTCTGAGACGGTCAAGGATCTCAAACTCAGG ATGTGCTTGAAGCACAGTTTTCCAGTGGAGGTACAGAAATGGATCATTGGAAAGCGTATCCCACCGGACAATGAGACCCTCCAGAAAGCCAGAGTGACCCCTGGTCAGGCAGTCTATCTGTACCTCATCTCACCCAAATCTGTGGGCCTGACCAAGGAGAAATTCATGGAGGACAGACTCAAAATGCTTCATAACCAGT ATCCAGTCGTTCAGCAACCAAAACAAGGTCCTTCCAATTTTGCCGAGAGTGGAC CCTACATTCCAATGGGTACCCCGGTCACCCCTAAGACTCCACTCAGCACACAGCCCCCCTCCAGACAGAGGTCAGAGCCTTACAGCGGTAGTTCCACAGGGGGAGGGGGAATTACCCCTAAGGTGCGTCCAACAGTGGTAACCCAGCCGTCCCTGGAGGAGTTTGAAGTAATCCCTGCTAATCCTGTGTTCAAGGACCCCTCTCTACCTAAAAATAACAAGCAGACCACAAGTATTCAG ACTGGCTGGGTGTGTCCCGCTTGCACCTACATAAACCAGCCAACTCGACCGGGATGTGAAATCTGTGCCACTAACAGACCGCTCAACTACCAAGTGCCTGATGGGTACAAAATGACCCGGGAAGAGGAGGAGAGGATCCGAAGGGAGCGGGAGCAAGAGGAGCAGACTCAAAGG CTGGAGCGGGAGAGAGAGGAGCAGGCAATGAGGGCAAGACAGGAGAACTTTGAGATCCTCCGGAGGGCCGAGGACACCAGTCTGATCGCCAACACCCACGTCTTCAAGTGCCCCATCTGCTTTGACGACATTTCCCCAGGGAACGGGGTGATTCTGAGGGAGTGTCTACACTCATTCTGCAA AGACTGTTTACAAGGAGCTGTGGTTCATAACGAGGAGGCAGAACTAAGATGTCCGTACCAAGACAATGACTACGCCTGTAACGCTTCACTGCAGGACAGAGAAATCAAAGCG CTGGTGGAGGTCAGCGTTTACGAGAAACATCTCCAGCGCAGTCTGGTGACAGCAGAGAGCCAGGAAAGGAACAGCTTCCACTGCAAGACCAATGACTGCCCGGGCTGGTGTATCTATGAGGACCTAGTCAACTTCTTCTCGTGTCCAGTCTGTAAGAAGGAGAACTGTCTGACCTGTAAGGCCATTCACGAGGGCATGAACTGCAAGGAGTACCAGGAGGACCTCCGCATCAGGTCCTCCAACGACAAAGCTGCCAAGCAGACCAATAAAATGCTGAAG GAATTGCTAAAGAAAGGTGATGCTATGAAGTGTCCCAAGTGTGAAGTTGTTGTTCAGAAGAAGGATGGATGTGATTGGATAAAGTGTTCCATATGTAAAACAGAGATTTGCTGGGTCACAAAGGGGCCACGTTGGGGACCTTTG GGAGTTGGGGATATCAGTGGAGGATGTCGATGTAGAGTGGAAGGAAAGCCATGCCATGAAAACTGCAACAACTGTCACTAG
- the LOC105321101 gene encoding repressor of RNA polymerase III transcription MAF1 homolog isoform X1 has product MKLLENSRFEQINSALNMQLETSRIEGRIESYSCKMAGNDKKLFKLISQEGGVGPLDLQALSPPQTVLSHSPSKYSKSFGSVESEGYLCDTIPTKTLFYLISTLNASFNPDYDFSNAKSEEFSREPSIDWVVNTVDTQLDAAAGELFSGLKQTLWAAIDEEINLQDCEIYSYNPDLISDPFGEEGSIWSFNYFMYNKKLKRIVFFTCRAYSVSAPYNSDSGIGQDSELFDYSDTMEFSQDDLFME; this is encoded by the exons ATGAAGTTATTAGAGAATTCAAGATTTGAGCAGATTAACTCTGCTCTAAACATGCAGCTAGAAACCTCCAGGATTGAGGGCAG GATTGAAAGCTACTCATGTAAGATGGCCGGGAATGACAAGAAGCTGTTCAAGCTGATCAGTCAGGAGGGTGGGGTTGGACCGCTGGACCTCCAGGCCCTGTCCCCCCCACAAACCGTGCTGTCCCACAGCCCCTCCAA ATACAGTAAGAGTTTTGGGTCGGTGGAGAGCGAGGGCTATCTGTGTGACACGATTCCAACCAAAACACTATTCTACCTGATTTCTACACTGAACGCCTCCTTCAATCCAGACTACGACTTCAGTAATGCCAAAAGTGAGGAATTCAGCAGAGAGCCAAGCATTGAT TGGGTGGTGAACACGGTGGATACACAGCTGGATGCTGCGGCTGGGGAGTTGTTCTCAGGGCTCAAACAGACTTTGTGGGCAGCAATTGATGAGGAAATCAATCTCCAGGACTGTGAAATCTACAG TTATAACCCAGACCTGATCTCGGACCCCTTTGGGGAAGAAGGCAGCATTTGGTCATTTAACTACTTCATGTACAACAAAAAACTCAAGAGAATTGTTTTCTTCACCTGCAGAGCTTACAG TGTCTCTGCCCCCTATAATAGCGACTCCGGGATCGGCCAGGACAGTGAGCTGTTTGATTATTCTGACACCATGGAGTTCTCCCAGGA TGATCTCTTTATGGAATGA